The genomic stretch tattttgtaatcagATTGTACTGTAATTcacaataattttagtagAAATTTCTACTTTGACATTCCAATATGAATACTTTGATAAAGTTTAAGTGAAATGATTGAGTATTATAGCATATTAGCTGAGATAGTTTAGTTTCGCTAAgtcaatgttaatatttattgtgtatttttatatcaagcTTGTGTAgcacaaattttcaataaatattcgaaCCTTgagtttagattttattagtatttaccTACCACTTTCTATGATAGCACTATTTTCTACTGGCAGGAATtttaactgtaaaaaaaaatcttctacCAATCAAACGAACATTTGTGTTGGATTAGcaggttatttttatatgaatcacGTGAATGTAACTAGACTGAAgctataaaaatcaatagttTCTCTTTGTGTAATTATATCGAACTCCATCATCATTCAATTCATCTGCATTTGCATCTCTAGATCTACATTTTTAGAGTTTCGTACCGAAAGGGCAAACCGGGACCCAATAATTGAGACTTTGCTGTTCGTCCGTCACCAAACGAGATTTAAacagattatattattctttgttGCCgctataagaaaaataaaaaaatcgaagcGAAGCAACTTTCGGTACGGTCATAAGCTGGACGGGTTACAATTCCACTTGTTAAGATGTTGTGAAGTTTTTGATTTTTCGATTAGTatcgcgagtccgactcgcacttgaacGATCATATCTCGTATGATCGGTAGATTTAATACTTGTATCTTTAttctttctattataaatgtgaaagtagtTTGTGTAATGGAAATAGACAAGAGATATAAGCTATCCTTTTTACTGAGGTGAAACTACGCACTCTCATGGGATATTCGCGATATCGTATACAAAAACTCCTCCGGTACCTATCTTTGCTTTTTTTCACGTATTTTTTTCAAACCCCCACGACTCATTATCGGTTCATAATATCCTCCGAAATAAGGCCTTGCAATATCGCAGAAGTATGAGTTGGGTATGTATGTTAGTATGGtatacattaaacaaaacaataaatatcaagtatttattaacaaaatataaaagtcaagttttcttacaaaaataaattcttaatctATGGACGGATTGTGGAATGCTAGAAACAAAATTCAGACAGCAAAAATGTTATCtgaaagaatatttacaacataaaactttataatacaacACTTTTAAATACTACTGCCTAAAACttgaatttgttttacattattaatgtcATGTAAAAAACTAAAGGCAGGTTTCAGAACTTCTGTATATTCTAATCAGTTTATTTGACAGtaaagttacaaaaaaattatgaaaacatgTCAAAGAGGGTATCAGGGACAGTATCACCTATTGGTAGAACTGGCCCAATAAATCATACACACTTAAAATAAGAGCGAACATCAGCAAAACAGCTGATAGTTTTGTCTTTACACTGCTATTGCATCCATCAGTTGTACATGTATAGATACATGTTCTATACTCTAGTTTGTCTCCAGGCTGTTGGACATATTTACATTGGTTACCTAAATCCAGTGACGAACAAAACCTCTTTGTACCAATACCacctgaaaaatattaatgtattatgatGGATAAATCGCAAGCATTTGATGGTTTGTACACAGGGgaaaatagcattttttttatgcaacattgttaataaactatagaaataattcataaaagtacatatattatatttgtacttaATACTATATCATTAGTTAATtacataatgtaattttctttaactcattaaatataaaaaaaacttagaaTTGTAAGTACATACTTTCGTATGagttaaatgataaaagaatttaatttactcacataatattgaaatgtttgtgCAAGGTGCCAATTGAAATTCCAAGTGAAAAAACTGTGTAGaccttattattatacacCATGCAAAACTTAGAAAAAATACCATCACCTCACATTTAAGTTAATTAGATTAAattgtaagtatttaattattagagTATACATAGACTTTGAGACCAGAGGCTTCATTTAGACAAATTTACATCACATTTGgctaaatatacattacaatattagcAATTTTATCTCAAAACACATTCACTGTATGAAATCAATACAATTCCTATAGAAtccctaccaatattataaatgcagaATAACTGTTTCTCATCGTCATGGCTTAACCATTGATCGAGTTGGATGAAATTAgctacaaagatagtttgtgaCTGGAAAGGGCATAGGATAGTTTTCTCAGAAATGCTATGGAAACAAGATCTATGCAAGTAGAagaaatgtgtatatttttctcCGACTGAGACTGACATGGATGGAGCTGTTGTcaaaagctagtattcaatacaaaggagtaaataataaaccagAAAACTTGTGTAAAATTCACAACACTGCCTGTGttttaatctataattaaatggaaatatttgaaattcttGATAAATCAGAGACAAACTTGCAGAGAAGTAAAATCAGTAATTATTTAGCTATAAGTTTAGACATCCAACTTCATAGTTGTTGTAACCTAgtagttttgatattttaggaacagcaaaagaaaataaagggaatgaaaaataatatatacaggcAAATCATGAGTGATAAAAAGCAGAAAATCCAGGTTTCAGTTGATGTTTATAATGGCAATAGGATGCAGTTCTATATAAAGGTGAACATAAGCACCAGTGATGCTAATTAAGTTACTATCAACCTATTTCCTTGATGCAATACTGAGCATTGTAAACTTGGTCACAGGGTGTGGCTCTCAGGATGCCACCATCCAAATTCATTAACCCATCCCCACATTCCATATCACCCGTTGAGTTACACTGGTAGCACTCGATGGAATAACCTGCTCTTAATATTATGGTTAGTAAAATAGACTTATGGTTAAATAAACTTGACTAGAGTTTAGTATGTTAGTTTTGTTAATTACGATTAGTACGCCCAATGCTAACGATGTCACTATATCTGTCGTACCTTCAAATCTTCCTACATGTTTAATGCAAAATTGCGCATTATGAATTAGAGAACAATCTGTAGGCACTAAACTTGACTCTGAATCTAAATATTCGTTGCATTGAAACGGATCATTTGAATCGGTACCAGAACATTGGTAacaatttatagaataaactaaaatcaaaaaatcatattaaaatcaacttttagaaaaacaaacaaataaggGCTTTATAATCCTTTTAGTTACCTGACTTTATTGTGGTCAAACATACTACAAATATCAACcaattcattgttatttaatataatgctaAAAATGCGATAAACTGAATGTAaccgtatttttttttactgagaCAAAAATGTATCTTATTATGACAATCgctttcaatataaatagataaaacctAATGCAAATTATTCAAACATGAACAAATGCTCTGTAgtcgaaaaattttaaaccaaGCCCATATTTTTGAAGTATAGACCTGTTGACAGTTGACTCTgtaatttgtagtttttaccatagaatatagataataGATTTGATGTATTGACATTTGATGTTATAGACAATACAGATTTGATTTAGTACGTATACAGtagaaaatttaacaaatacattaaaaaaatatagtgtaaatattaaaatacattaataaagtatagtgtctaaatacattaataaaatatagtgtaGTGTTAAACACtacactatattttattaatgtatttatataaattttaagaaaacagTTAATACCTATAAACCAACTTGTGTACAATGTAAGATTGTGTTTTATGTAGTCAAAAACTTTTGCAGATGTCGTGTCGTACGTTGACACGCCGCAATAAAAAAGGGCCCTATTTTTCGCCGTAAAGTAAATGGTAATAAAGAGATATTCACAATCGGACTATATAAGCAATAAacatgaaaatgtttttttagacataattttacaaattagcttagatattttaatatgtgatTTGAATTTGACAGGTCAAATTCCGATTTCAATAAAGTTTCACGAAATTTCTTCGGATAGAGACCGAATAACGACATTTATTTGGGCCCAAATGAAAAGCTTGCTATCATCGCAAGCCTGAAAATTGGCTATTGAAACCAAGGAGCGTCAGAGGCTTGAAGATTGACAAtaacatatacttataaatgatCGTCTTTGCCACAgcaattgtataattaatcatcgtatatttgaataatcaaGTAATGCATTCTCTACCTTTGAATTCATTCCTATCATTTTGTTAAAGCATAGCAATTAAAACTCCAATggtaatagtaaaaatatttattcaaatattaatttacattatttttgtaaaaatatggaaataagGACACTTTAGTTTTAAgtagctttatttaaaaaaatattctattagtagctaattatacatttatggaCGACGTATTTAACAAACCTATCACGCTTTTCCACACACTTatacacgcacacacataGGTGAGGGATTTAGAACTTATTAActacaaatgtaataatattaattaaatcacaaTAGTCATGAGCGGATTCTTAAGACTCATGTTAACttaaatttgtacattaaCACCCTAAATTAAAtgcgtaaataatattttcttattattataggcAGTTTACCCTAAACAAAGCTTAATTCTTAACTTATGCATCACAATGCGGGAATGTAgtgagaatatataaaattatacaattcagTTTGACAATTTGGCCTAAGTTATTAGATTGGCACGTTTAAGTACTACATCGCATAATGTATTTGAAACACACGACAATAATAAAGAGTATTTATCGACATATAAGATTTagaactttaataaaattggtcCTATAAACGCACACAATAACAgtccttaaatataaatatagctattacaaatgtaatttattcgttgtagaatgtaattattacaagatttctaaaaataaagaaaacatatcTCTCATTTCAGTCAGATTTTCCTGCTCCTTTATATTTCCTTCGGCCGCCATTACAAGACTTTTGACGGCAAAATACTAACAGCAAAAAGCGGCCATTTTGAAATCTCTAGGaaactgataaataattagtgtAAATTACACTGGCGACATTGTCATCtagtaaataagttatttatgtaGGTATCAAAAATGAAGCGTTATTATTCACTGAGATATTCTTTGAAGATTTTCAATTACTGTGGTTGAGTTGTGGCCTGAGAGGCAAAGAGCCCTCAACCCAGAAGTTAGGTCGCTGCATCATCGTTTGCCACAGAGATACTTCTTTGCCCACGCTGTCCATCCAGTTCACACTAGCTCCCATGTAGGTtcctgtaaatatatttttatatactaattactattcctgtaaatatatttatatttatattactattaaaaatagaattgcgtgaattgaaatatatttgaatgttgcttgaagataaagaaaaaaaaaggttaaaattatcatattgagTGTTAAGGTAGCCATGAAAACCTCACAATTCTCTAATTCATTACTTCACAAAGACCAATTATTCGCATTCTCAGTGGTGTATGAAaacttgttttgttttttttaacgcaaaaatatttaataccatAACCCCAAATTAACCATATTTTGATGACATAATCACTGCaaactttaaacaaattagCTTTTAACCGTAGTGTGTCTGTATGTTCAGTACTTGTAACagatttttatggtttttttatagatatagtgattaaaaaagaaatttagtaagataaaaaatggggattttactacaaatttgatatgtgtaaagccgcggacaaaacctagtaatatataatttatgctaGCCGACTAACTCTGC from Zerene cesonia ecotype Mississippi unplaced genomic scaffold, Zerene_cesonia_1.1 Zces_u002, whole genome shotgun sequence encodes the following:
- the LOC119838391 gene encoding U-scoloptoxin(05)-Er1a isoform X2; the encoded protein is MNWLIFVVCLTTIKSVYSINCYQCSGTDSNDPFQCNEYLDSESSLVPTDCSLIHNAQFCIKHVGRFEGYSIECYQCNSTGDMECGDGLMNLDGGILRATPCDQVYNAQYCIKEIGGIGTKRFCSSLDLGNQCKYVQQPGDKLEYRTCIYTCTTDGCNSSVKTKLSAVLLMFALILSVYDLLGQFYQ
- the LOC119838391 gene encoding U-scoloptoxin(05)-Sm1a isoform X1 — its product is MNWLIFVVCLTTIKSGYSIECYQCNSTGDMECGDGLMNLDGGILRATPCDQVYNAQYCIKEIGGIGTKRFCSSLDLGNQCKYVQQPGDKLEYRTCIYTCTTDGCNSSVKTKLSAVLLMFALILSVYDLLGQFYQ